The Mercenaria mercenaria strain notata chromosome 10, MADL_Memer_1, whole genome shotgun sequence genome contains a region encoding:
- the LOC128559927 gene encoding uncharacterized protein LOC128559927, with protein MAYSGTSSLPHNKTTVLYAYTPYDYGPLNIIGVGHIQNFVGGSYYVTTPKEKVTLYRVYGGNAGQYGQYWTTQPPTGNESYRWDAAALPQWNTMDQTSTLVVPEGVYLYEGRVTHQAHYLGGGWQVFIPWEIVNLLAEIQPHRMIENGFNPSIINRIIEQINSTQKRTMEQYSKTMNELLQGQALNHGSELGSIPPNIRNFIQSQGGHSNSSQGIQTGRYVVHRDSIPVRGGGRRNITVSVRIEFDHSETRKYQSGQTIVTETTHYYNRITEIN; from the coding sequence ATGGCTTACAGCGGAACAAGTAGTCTTCCACACAACAAAACAACGGTGCTTTATGCATATACACCATACGACTATGGTCCATTGAACATAATTGGCGTAGGTCATATCCAGAATTTTGTTGGTGGCTCGTACTATGTCACAACACCAAAAGAAAAAGTCACCCTATACAGAGTCTATGGTGGTAATGCTGGCCAGTATGGACAGTACTGGACCACCCAGCCTCCGACAGGAAATGAAAGTTATCGATGGGATGCAGCAGCCCTGCCACAGTGGAACACAATGGATCAAACATCTACACTTGTGGTGCCTGAGGGAGTTTACCTGTATGAGGGGAGAGTAACTCATCAAGCACATTATCTTGGCGGAGGCTGGCAAGTTTTCATTCCATGGGAAATCGTGAACTTACTTGCAGAGATTCAACCTCACAGAatgattgaaaatggttttaatCCAAGCATCATCAATAGGATAATTGAACAAATAAACAGTACCCAAAAGAGAACCATGGAACAGTACAGCAAGACGATGAATGAGCTCCTACAAGGGCAAGCGCTTAATCACGGCAGTGAACTTGGCAGCATACCACCTAATATTAGGAATTTCATACAAAGTCAAGGTGGCCACTCAAATTCCTCTCAAGGCATTCAAACCGGCAGGTATGTTGTTCACAGGGACAGTATACCTGTCAGAGGAGGTGGACGCAGAAACATCACAGTATCCGTCAGAATCGAATTTGACCATAGCGAGACACGCAAATATCAATCAGGACAGACCATTGTAACTGAGACAACACACTACTACAATCGAATAACAGAAATCAATTAG